Part of the Chroicocephalus ridibundus chromosome 17, bChrRid1.1, whole genome shotgun sequence genome is shown below.
TGGCGTAGCTGGATCCACGGGGTCCTGCAGCGAGCAGACAGGAACAAGGACAACAAGATGTCCTTCCGGGAGGTGAAGAGCATGCTGAGGATGATCAACATCGACATGGATGACGGCTACGCCTACAAGCTCTTCAAGGTATCCGTCCCGTGCTCCGGCACCTGCTGTCACCGGGAGGGGACACtggctcctcctctgcctccccaagcGCAGAGAACTGTCAAACTCGTCACAGCCAAAGccacccaccaccaccagtgGCTGGGTCCGCCACCAATGGTTGGGTTTCAACATGAACAGGAGCtcatggtggggtggggtggggtgggctgtcCCCCCACTCCTGCTCTGTGGGTCCCCAGGGTGTGACATTCCCCCCCGCCACGGGCATCTCCCAACTTCCTTTTCcacttggggaaactgaggcacagcactCCGCTCTGCTCCATCCCAGACTGGAGGGTCAGAGGGCTATGGgtcggggggcagaggggacatgcccccacaccccccctgGGCACACCCCGTCCCCGAGCCTTCATGCCAGTGTCTGAGCCCCCCCAAAACTCATCACACACGCTGCCAAcccccagggacaggcaggacaagGCAGGGGGTGGCCGTACCTCCCGGGCAGGGGACGGTCCCCGAGGTTGGGCTGTGGTCCCGTCAGGAGTGCGACCACTCGGGCAACGAGCGGCTGGAGGGCCGGGAGCTGGAGGAGTTTTGCCGACGGCTGCTGCGGCGGCCGGAGCTGGAGGAGCTTTTCGGGCGTTACTCGGGCGAGGACCGCGTCCTGTCGGCCGAGGAGCTGCGGGATTTCCTACGGGATCAGGGCGAGGACGCCAGCCTGCGCCAGGCCCGGGCCGTCATCCGCACCTACGAGCTCAACGAGAAGGGTAGGGCTGAGGACGGCCAGCTCGGGtcatgggtggtggtggtgggatggtgggatggtgggatgggcgCTGCCGCAGCCAAGGTGGGTCATCGATGGCGTGGGGATGGGGCTCTGCTTGGTGGTGTCACCCCCCCCAAGCTGGTATGGGGTCCTCCAAGGCTTGGgtgagtgtccccgtgtcccgtccccggggtggcactgggtgtcaGCAGTCCAATGCGTGGCCTTGCTGGTCCCTGGTGGATGCGgcactgtggggacaggggacgtggaggtggggagggacagcAGGTGGACCTCCACGTCTCCTGGGTGATGCAGTGCCAGGCCTAACATGCATGTGACACTGCTGGGGGACCTCCATGTCCCTTGGGTCCCACTATGGCAGGTCCAGGGTGAACAAAGCACCAGGAGGACAGGGGACATCATGGTTGGGGTGAAGGACCTCCATGACCCTTGGGTATCACAGTAATACCCTTACGGTAGACGTGGCACTGGCACGATAGGGCACATCAGGGTGGAGATGGGACACCAAGGGGACCTCCACATCCCCTGGGTGCCACAGTGCCAGGTCTGGGGTGAACATGGCACTATGAGGACAGAGAACAtcacggggggggacagggaaccTCCACATCTCATGGGTGCCACCATGGCAGGTCCAGGGTGAATGTGGCACTGGCAGGATGAGCGACATCAGGATGGTGATGGGACGCTCAGGGGAACTTACATGTCCCCCCGGTGCTGCAGTGCCGGGTCTGGAGTGAACATGGGACAGGGGGCATCCaggtggggacagtccccggggTGGCACCCCACCAGCAGAATGCCAGCCCTCTGCGACACCCCACCGCTGTGTCCcgcagccaggcagcaggaccTGATGATGCTGGACGGCTTCATGATGTACCTCCTCTCAGCCGCTGGTGACATCCTCAACCAGGAGCACACCAAGGTGCACCAGGACATGAGCCAGCCCCTGTGCCACTACTTCATCTCCTCCTCCCACAACACCTACCTGACGCGCAACCAGATCGGTGGCACCAGCAGCACTGAAGCCTACGTCAGGTGGGTGCCCCTGCTCAGATGCTCCATGCCTGGATGGTCCCGTGGTTCGAGGgtgccggggcggcgcggggacCCATCCGATGACGGTGCGGTGGCAGGGCGCTGATGGCGGGATGCCGCTGCGTGGAGCTGGACTGCTGGGAGGGCTCCGACGGGGAACCCATCGTCTACCATGGCCACACGCTCACCTCCAAAATCCTCTTCCGCGATGTCATCGAGAGCATCCGCGACTACGCCTTCAAGGTGAGCCGGGCGCCGGCAGCCCTGGGACGGGAGCTGGGCGCCGGGTGCCGAGCGCTGCCCGTCCCTTCCCTAGCAATCGCCCTACCCCGTCATCCTGTCCCTGGAGAACCACTGTGGGCTGGAGCAGCAGACCACCATGGCCCGGCACATGAAGGCCATCCTGGGGGACATGCTGCTGACGCAGCCGCTGGAGGGGCAGGACCCCCACGACCTCCCGTCCCCAGAGGTAAGGCCACCCTCCCGCCCACcacagtgtccccatgtcccctctgaGCCCTGAGCTTGGCCCTTCTTCCCGCAGCAGCTGAAGGGGAAGGTCCTGGTGAAGGGCAAGAAGCTGCCAGAGCCGTGGCACGAGCCCCAGGGTGTCACCTCCCTTCTGGAccatgaggaggaggaagaggaggaggaggaggaagaagaagaggaggagaagctgcaggagaGAAGCAACCGGCGGGTAAAGGGCTCTCCCAGGGCTACGGTACCGGGTCACCACGGAGtcctggtggtgctgggggaccaCGGTGTCCTGATGATGCTGGGGGACCATGGTGTGCTGGTGATCCTGGAGGACCATGGCAACCTGGTAGTGCTGGAGGACCACAGCATCCTGGTGTTGCTGGGGGACCACGGCATCCTGGTGGCGCTGGAGGACCATGGTGTCCTGGTGGTCCCAGAGGACCACAGCATACCAGCAGTGCCACAGGACCACTGTGGGGCCTGGGGCAGGTGACTGCTGCCAGTACCCCCTGATGCAGCCctgctctctcctcttccagtcgCTGCAGTCGCTGCAGGAGATCAAACCTCTGCAGGTGGGTTGTGTGATGGAGCTGACGGGTCAGGTACCGTGGGGGCGGTGAGCGGTTGTCACTGCCCAGCAGAGGGGACTGAGCTTGGGGACTCCTTGACTgtgcctccctcttcccctcttgGGCTGGGTGCTCCATTTCTGGGGTCTCCATTGCCTTGGGAACTCTATGACCTTGGGTCTCCATCACCTCCAGGGTGACCCCTCAGGGTGTCCATTGCCTCGGGGGGTGTTCTCCATTGCCTCAGTTCTCCACCTCAGGGTCTCCATCACCTTGAGGTCTCTGTCACCTTCAGTTCTCCACCATCTTGAGTTGTCCATCACTTCAGGGCCTCCATCACCTTGAGGTCTCTAACATCTTGGGTTGTCCATCACTTTGGGTTCTTCATGACCTCAGAGTCTCAAACTGCTTGAGTTCTCCATCATCTCAGGGTCCATCACTCCATTGCCTCAGGTTCTCCATCACTTTGGGGGTCTCCATGGCCTTGGGGTTCTCGGTACTAGCAGGGTAGGGGGCTCTGCAGATCCTCAGGCAGGTGGGTGACCACCAGAGCCGGGGTGGCCCTGACACCATGGTGGCTCCTGCAGGCCAAGGACGCGTCACAGGTGGCCCCAGAGCTGTCGGCCGTGGTGGTGTACTGCCaggctgtccccttccctggcCTGGCCCACGCCCTGCGCCACCCCCGGCCCTGCGAGATGTCCTCCTTCAGCGAGAGGAAGGCTCGGAAGCTCATCAAGGAGGCGGGTGAGGGCaatgggatggggacaagggggactTGTCCTAGGATGGGGCTGAGGCTGGTGGGCTCTGCCACCGAGGTGGCTCCATGGGTGATGATCGGGGACATGCTGGCCCCACCTGGGCTGCTCTGGTCTGGTGGGACTGGGGTCCGGTATCAGGGTCTGGGGCCAGAGGGCAGGGTGAGGGTCACCGGTCCAGGATCAGGATCTGGTGTAAAGGTCTGGGATCAGGGTTTGGGGATGTGCCACCTGGGTCCAGGGTCAGGTCTGGGGTCTGGGGCTGGCGTTAAGATCTGGGTCAGGGTCCAGGCACTGAGATCTGGGATCTGGGGTCGAGGTCGGGGGTTTGGGTGCAGGGTCCAGGGTCAGGATCTGAGGCCAGGGGCTGGGGTCCAGGGCCAAGGGCTGGGGTCTAGGGCCAAGGGCTGGGATCAGTGTCGGGGTCCGGGGTCCAGGGCTAGGATTAAGATCTGGGTTCAGGGTCTGGGGTTTGGGTCCGGAGTCTGAGGTCCAGGGTCAAGGTCCAGTGTCAGGGTCTGGGGTCTAAAGTCAAGGTCAGGATCCAGCATCACGGTCTGGGGTCCAGGGTCTGGATTAAGATCTGGGTCAGCATCCAGGGTCTGAGGTCTGGGGTCAGGGTCTGGGGTCAGGGATCCAAGGTCAAGGTCCAGGGTTGGGGTCTGACCCCCCAGGGTCTGGTTTCAGGCTCTGGGTCCACCCAGCCGGGCAGGCTCCATCCGCATCCCCAGGctcctgggggcaggcaggacacGTCACCCCCCCCGGCAGGGCCCCGCagtggcacccatgggtgcaggggtCCCTCTCACCcatcttcccccccgcccccctcaggCCCGGCGCTGGTCCGGTACAACGCCCGGCAGCTCAGCCGCGTCTACCCGCTGGGGCTGAAGATGAACTCCTCCAACTACAACCCCCAGGAGATGTGGAACGCCGGCTGCCAGCTGGGtgagaccccccccggccccccccacccccccgggagaCACTCCCATGACctggcacccccccaccccagagccaTCACCCAGCCTGACaccccgtccccctgtcccctcagtGGCCCTCA
Proteins encoded:
- the PLCD3 gene encoding LOW QUALITY PROTEIN: 1-phosphatidylinositol 4,5-bisphosphate phosphodiesterase delta-3 (The sequence of the model RefSeq protein was modified relative to this genomic sequence to represent the inferred CDS: inserted 2 bases in 1 codon; deleted 1 base in 1 codon) — its product is MWLLPVPPRARPRSRRGRPAPAQPSPSPGRRRRRRPAPLRRPGTPGAPPGPGAPGVPGXHRGYWGYRRTGPPTMICGRKARRAAEQPRSPPDGSGGPRRPGRALKKMGLTEDEDIQRMLRGSLLWKIKSRGGPRERLFRLQEDGATVCSEGGFRHAGSRQSFSVMHIEAVREGHQSEGLRKHGAAFPARHCFTLVFKGKRKNLDLAARGEEDARHWVQGLTKLMGRLQAMSQPEKLDHWIHGVLQRADRNKDNKMSFREVKSMLRMINIDMDDGYAYKLFKECDHSGNERLEGRELEEFCRRLLRRPELEELFGRYSGEDRVLSAEELRDFLRDQGEDASLRQARAVIRTYELNEKARQQDLMMLDGFMMYLLSAAGDILNQEHTKVHQDMSQPLCHYFISSSHNTYLTRNQIGGTSSTEAYVRALMAGCRCVELDCWEGSDGEPIVYHGHTLTSKILFRDVIESIRDYAFKQSPYPVILSLENHCGLEQQTTMARHMKAILGDMLLTQPLEGQDPHDLPSPEQLKGKVLVKGKKLPEPWHEPQGVTSLLDHEEEEEEEEEEEEEEEKLQERSNRRSLQSLQEIKPLQAKDASQVAPELSAVVVYCQAVPFPGLAHALRHPRPCEMSSFSERKARKLIKEAGPALVRYNARQLSRVYPLGLKMNSSNYNPQEMWNAGCQLVALNFQTPGYEMDLNVGRFLGNGRCGYVLKPPCLRSPPGEGPRRLALHVRVITAQQLPKLNREKGSSIVDPFVRVEIHGVPADCSKQQTHHKLNNGFNPRWEETLSFQLRAPELALVRFVVEDYDSTSCNDFVGQFTLPLPSMREGYRHIHLLSKDGASLSPATLFVHVRCKSL